From a single Flavobacterium sp. genomic region:
- a CDS encoding DUF465 domain-containing protein, whose protein sequence is MITKHPIYQDFPEYADQIKDLYHNNDEFQVLLHSYTDLDEKIYKIEKDEELAMNDELSKLRKDRVFLKDEIFTFLKNS, encoded by the coding sequence ATGATAACTAAACACCCTATTTACCAAGATTTCCCTGAATACGCAGACCAAATTAAAGATCTATATCATAACAATGATGAGTTTCAGGTTTTATTACATTCATATACCGATTTAGACGAAAAAATCTATAAAATAGAAAAAGATGAAGAGCTTGCTATGAATGATGAATTATCAAAACTTAGAAAAGATCGTGTATTCTTAAAAGATGAAATTTTTACTTTTTTAAAAAATAGTTAA
- the rimO gene encoding 30S ribosomal protein S12 methylthiotransferase RimO has translation MRTKSLKKNKINVITLGCSKNTYDSEVLMGQLKANGKEVAHEEEGNIVVINTCGFIDNAKEESVNTILEYVDKKDQGLVDKVFVTGCLSERYRPDLEKEIPDVDQYFGTTELPLLLKALGANYKHELLGERLTTTPKNYAYLKIAEGCDRPCSFCAIPLMRGKHISQPIEKLVKEAEGLAKKGVKELILIAQDLTYYGLDLYKKRNLAELLENLAKVEGIEWIRLHYAFPSGFPMDVLDLMKREPKICNYIDIPLQHISDDILKSMKRGTTKEKTTKLLQEFRERVPGMAIRTTLIVGYPGETQEDFEILRDWVQEMKFERLGCFTYSHEENTGAFALVDDVPQEVKQARAAEIMDLQSQISWDLNQEKIGQTFKCVIDRKEGQYFIGRTEFDSPDVDNEVLVDASKYYLKTGDFVNLKVTDATEFDLYAEPIS, from the coding sequence ATGAGAACCAAATCGTTAAAGAAAAATAAAATCAATGTAATTACTCTAGGATGTTCAAAAAACACTTACGACAGTGAGGTGTTGATGGGACAACTAAAAGCCAACGGAAAAGAAGTTGCACACGAAGAAGAAGGAAATATTGTGGTAATTAACACTTGTGGTTTTATTGATAATGCAAAGGAAGAATCGGTCAATACGATTTTGGAATATGTTGACAAAAAAGACCAAGGATTAGTAGATAAAGTTTTCGTTACTGGATGTTTATCTGAACGATATCGACCTGATTTAGAGAAAGAAATCCCAGATGTAGATCAATATTTTGGAACAACAGAATTACCACTTCTATTAAAAGCATTAGGAGCGAATTACAAACATGAATTACTTGGTGAACGTTTAACAACAACACCCAAAAACTACGCTTATTTAAAAATTGCGGAAGGTTGTGATAGACCTTGTAGTTTTTGTGCGATTCCTTTAATGCGTGGAAAACATATTTCGCAACCAATTGAAAAATTAGTAAAAGAAGCAGAAGGTTTAGCAAAAAAAGGCGTTAAAGAATTAATTTTAATTGCCCAAGATTTAACCTATTACGGATTAGATTTATACAAAAAACGTAATCTTGCTGAATTATTAGAAAACCTTGCAAAAGTAGAAGGTATTGAGTGGATTCGTTTGCATTATGCTTTCCCTAGCGGTTTCCCAATGGACGTTTTAGATTTAATGAAACGTGAGCCTAAAATTTGCAACTATATTGATATTCCGTTGCAACACATTTCAGATGACATTTTGAAATCAATGAAGCGTGGAACTACAAAAGAAAAAACAACTAAATTACTACAAGAATTTAGAGAGCGCGTTCCAGGAATGGCAATTAGAACTACTTTAATTGTAGGTTATCCAGGTGAAACGCAAGAAGATTTTGAAATTCTAAGAGATTGGGTTCAAGAAATGAAATTTGAGCGATTAGGTTGTTTCACCTATTCACACGAAGAAAATACGGGTGCTTTTGCTTTAGTTGACGATGTTCCACAAGAAGTAAAACAAGCACGTGCTGCTGAAATAATGGATTTACAATCACAAATTTCATGGGATTTAAATCAGGAAAAAATTGGACAAACTTTCAAATGTGTAATCGATAGAAAAGAAGGGCAATATTTCATTGGAAGAACCGAATTTGATAGCCCAGATGTAGATAACGAAGTATTAGTAGACGCTTCTAAATATTACTTAAAAACAGGCGATTTTGTAAATTTAAAAGTAACTGATGCTACTGAATTTGATTTGTATGCGGAACCAATATCTTAA
- a CDS encoding OmpP1/FadL family transporter, which produces MKKLFLVIILNVSFLSIAQEMTTSDALRYAVDNMNGTARFRGMGGAFGAVGGDLSAININPAGSLFFSNNFASASISNYNTNNNANYFGTKNKENYSTLDLNQIGAVLVFNDNSGSSDWNKISIALNYDNTNNFDNRLFTAGINPYNSISQYFVNQANFVANTQFNDYQYEMAYETYIINPHPTTPNQFVSNVSPGGNYYQDFYSTSNGYNGKITANVASSYKNKLFLGLNLNAHFTDYVVTTSLYENNNNPLNPNTQPTISNIVFDNQLSTYGSGFSFNLGAIYKVTNSFRLGASYESPTWYNLNDELVQDLYTYDNVNVPSGDESRYFGSPIFIFPTYRLRTPSKITGSATYIFNKKGLISIDLATKDYSNIQFKNTNQNDFRDLNSQMSSEMKNAYEIRIGGEYKIKQWSVRGGYRFEESPYKVDTTMGDLTGYSAGLGYNFGENRLDLSYSNTHRNYNQSLISSGMTDATRIRNVQDNITLTYSINF; this is translated from the coding sequence ATGAAAAAGTTATTTTTAGTTATAATACTCAACGTATCATTCTTGTCAATTGCACAAGAAATGACAACATCAGATGCGCTTAGATATGCTGTTGACAATATGAATGGAACTGCTCGTTTTAGAGGAATGGGTGGTGCTTTTGGAGCAGTAGGCGGCGATTTATCAGCTATAAACATAAACCCTGCAGGTTCGTTGTTTTTTAGCAATAATTTCGCAAGTGCTTCTATTTCAAACTATAACACCAATAATAATGCAAATTATTTTGGAACAAAAAATAAAGAAAATTACAGCACATTAGACTTAAATCAAATTGGAGCTGTACTTGTTTTTAACGACAATTCTGGTAGTTCTGACTGGAATAAAATCTCGATTGCACTTAATTATGACAACACCAATAATTTTGACAATCGTTTATTTACTGCTGGAATAAATCCATATAATTCTATTTCTCAGTATTTTGTAAATCAAGCGAATTTTGTTGCGAATACTCAGTTCAATGATTATCAATATGAAATGGCTTATGAAACTTACATTATAAACCCTCATCCTACCACACCTAATCAGTTTGTCTCAAATGTTTCTCCAGGAGGTAATTATTATCAAGATTTTTATTCTACTTCCAATGGTTATAACGGTAAGATAACTGCAAATGTGGCTTCAAGCTATAAAAATAAATTATTTTTAGGATTGAATCTTAATGCTCATTTCACAGATTATGTTGTAACGACAAGCCTGTATGAGAATAATAACAATCCACTGAATCCAAACACACAACCAACAATCAGCAATATTGTGTTTGATAACCAATTAAGCACTTATGGTTCTGGATTCTCATTTAATTTAGGAGCAATTTACAAAGTAACTAATTCTTTTAGATTAGGAGCCTCTTATGAATCCCCAACTTGGTACAATCTAAATGACGAATTAGTTCAAGACTTATATACTTATGACAATGTGAATGTCCCTTCTGGAGATGAAAGTCGTTATTTTGGAAGTCCTATTTTCATCTTTCCAACTTATAGATTAAGAACTCCAAGTAAAATTACGGGTAGTGCAACCTATATTTTCAATAAAAAAGGATTAATTAGCATTGATTTAGCAACGAAAGACTACAGCAATATTCAATTCAAAAACACAAATCAAAATGATTTTAGAGATTTGAATTCACAAATGAGCTCTGAAATGAAAAATGCCTATGAAATAAGAATTGGAGGTGAATACAAAATCAAACAATGGAGTGTTCGAGGTGGCTATCGCTTTGAAGAAAGTCCTTATAAAGTAGACACCACAATGGGAGATTTAACAGGCTATTCAGCTGGATTAGGATATAATTTTGGCGAAAACAGATTAGATCTATCCTATTCAAATACCCACAGAAATTACAATCAAAGTTTAATTTCTTCAGGCATGACAGATGCAACAAGAATTAGAAATGTACAAGATAATATCACTTTAACGTATTCAATAAATTTTTAA